The following proteins come from a genomic window of Anopheles ziemanni chromosome 3, idAnoZiCoDA_A2_x.2, whole genome shotgun sequence:
- the LOC131287303 gene encoding thioredoxin domain-containing protein 9: MEHLIQNQVISAAMQLEKHLDNELDRLENLNTDDLEKLREQRIQQLKKQAQQKQEWKNIGHGEYTELADEKEFFAISKKSANIVCHFYRDSTPRCRIVDMHLKILATKHLEARFCKVNAERCPFLTERLRIKVIPSIALIKDSKTKDYIVGFTDLGNCDDFSTEMLEWRIAQSGAIEYNGDLLSPPDTKKQKKPSNQKTIRGGYDSDDSDIDFDD, from the exons ATGGAGCATCTGATACAGAACCAAGTTATTTCGGCCGCGATGCAGCTGGAGAAGCATTTGGACAACGAGCTAGACCGCCTGGAGAACCTCAACACCGACGATTTGGAAAAGCTACGTGAACAGCGCATTCAGCAGCTCAAAAAACAGGCCCAACAGAAACAGGAGTGGAAGAACATTGGGCACGGCGAGTACACCGAGCTGGCGGACGAGAAGGAGTTCTTTGCGATATCGAAAAAATCGGCCAACATTGTGTGCCACTTTTATCGCGACTCCACACCACGCTGCCGCATCGTTGACATGCATCTGAAGATTCTTGCCACCAAGCACCTCGAGGCCCGTTTCTGCAAGGTGAATGCCGAGCGGTGTCCGTTCCTAACAGAGCGCCTCCGTATCAAGGTGATACCAAGCATTGCGTTGATAAAGGACAGCAAAACCAAGGATTACATCGTGGGTTTCACCGATCTTGGGAACTGTGATGATTTTAGCACCGAAATGCTGGAATGGCGCATCGCACAGTCCGGAGCcatcgaatataat GGCGATCTTCTCTCTCCTCCGGATacgaaaaagcaaaagaaaccgTCAAATCAGAAAACAATCCGAGGTGGCTACGATTCGGATGATTCCGACATTGATTTTGATGACTAG
- the LOC131284939 gene encoding proteoglycan 4-like yields the protein MSLQVSNQTSTGRRTPQVYQGFGGNVPTGAAAPGGGGGGPAANGAGGNVAGSQTRTTKGGAGGKQSQIPVAIGGTAGGIEVGSPSVPPTAVVHPGSGGNNAPVVADVPPLAFVGKKQQQFSSQQQAQQRMLEQYMQQQQAEAAAKDNATGGQKATNGSNANGGGVQQQQPAVVEKNGTGTKKTDSESAKSSATTTNTEGAKVRDSPRSSGRTQKASDELPKASDQPAPKEKQQSSGGNKTPQKGTPGDSSLVAEKPLKGFDADGEEMESLLLEDWDLEELSKSSQQQGSAKSKLPKPSPTAMARVAPNKSTGKQTGDVKLETVVEQKPQPTVQEKSSPKATEAAAPGTPQSVGSELNIGRPLRSISGRRSTRPISDIKFTHHRKSSELNDSISSLNVTVGSDVYMDSLRTPGSATRKRKDMTPESTTEAVESPKRARLDFSGFLGMVATPVTMLKNRLSRVKLQSSTPRALAVEEEDASKVVTAEATTTTTTTVVAGDDAAKATSSSSNTMEVDEKDVTVATTEAKENKQEGEGSGGEPAKEEDDSNRQQSTSAVADANDEVEVKIVTDQPQKQWCSVM from the coding sequence ATGTCACTGCAGGTGTCAAACCAAACATCCACCGGGCGTCGAACGCCACAGGTTTACCAAGGCTTCGGTGGTAATGTCCCAACTGGAGCGGCCGctcccggtggtggtggtggtggacccGCTGCAAACGGAGCCGGCGGGAATGTTGCAGGAAGTCAGACTCGCACCACAAAGGGAGGCGCCGGTGGGAAGCAGTCGCAGATTCCGGTAGCCATCGGTGGCACGGCGGGAGGCATCGAAGTGGGCTCACCCTCAGTCCCACCGACGGCCGTGGTACATCCCGGCAGTGGAGGAAACAACGCCCCGGTGGTGGCGGATGTCCCACCGCTGGCATTTGTCGGCAAAAAGCAGCAACAGTTCTCGTCCCAGCAACAGGCACAGCAACGGATGCTCGAACAGTAcatgcaacagcagcaagcgGAAGCGGCGGCCAAAGATAATGCCACTGGTGGTCAGAAAGCGACAAACGGAAGCAACGCTAATGGAGGTggagtgcagcagcagcagcctgcGGTTGTTGAAAAGAATGGTACTGGCACGAAGAAAACCGATTCGGAATCAGCAAAATCttcggcaacaacaacaaacaccgaGGGTGCCAAGGTTCGTGATAGTCCACGTTCGAGTGGCCGAACACAGAAGGCTTCGGATGAGTTGCCGAAAGCATCGGACCAGCCAGCACCGAAGGAGAAACAACAGTCCTCCGGGGGCAACAAAACGCCACAGAAGGGAACTCCTGGCGATAGCTCGCTGGTAGCAGAGAAGCCATTGAAGGGTTTCGACGCCGATGGGGAGGAGATGGAATCTCTACTGTTGGAGGATTGGGATCTTGAGGAACTGTCGAAGTCGTCACAGCAGCAGGGAAGCGCCAAATCTAAGCTCCCCAAACCAAGCCCGACTGCGATGGCTCGCGTTGCTCCGAATAAGTCGACCGGTAAACAGACGGGTGATGTCAAGCTTGAAACCGTCGTAGAACAGAAGCCACAACCGACGGTCCAGGAAAAATCCTCACCGAAAGCCACCGAAGCGGCAGCCCCCGGTACGCCGCAGAGTGTCGGTTCGGAGCTGAACATCGGACGCCCGCTCCGTTCCATCTCGGGTCGCCGCTCGACTCGCCCGATCAGCGATATCAAGTTCACCCACCATCGCAAATCGAGTGAGCTGAACGATTCCATTTCCAGCCTGAACGTAACCGTCGGCTCGGACGTGTACATGGACAGTCTGCGCACACCCGGATCGGCCACCCGCAAGCGCAAGGACATGACACCCGAGTCCACCACCGAGGCGGTTGAGAGCCCGAAACGTGCCCGGCTCGATTTCAGCGGCTTCTTAGGCATGGTGGCCACTCCGGTGACGATGCTCAAGAACCGTTTGTCGCGCGTCAAGCTGCAGTCGTCGACACCACGCGCACTCGCCGTCGAGGAGGAGGACGCCTCGAAGGTGGTCACGGCGGAAGCAACCACAACGACTACTACCACCGTCGTGGCAGGGGACGATGCGGCGAAGGCTACGAGCAGCAGTAGTAACACCATGGAGGTCGACGAGAAGGATGTCACCGTTGCCACGACGGAGgctaaggaaaacaaacaggagGGCGAGGGATCGGGGGGAGAACCTGCGAAGGAGGAGGACGATAGCAACCGGCAGCAATCCACTTCCGCCGTCGCCGACGCCAACGACGAGGTCGAGGTGAAGATCGTCACAGACCAACCGCAGAAGCAGTGGTGCAGCGTGATGTAA
- the LOC131288718 gene encoding protein THEM6-like, giving the protein MWFLAVFVAILYSLCDVNYFIRTLFTVLHVTLVPGKPKVTAKHTIYGFCTTQDVDFLLNHMNNGRYLRELDFCRFYWYGRTRFWPLGNAKNLLQGGCMVRYRRMLPIFKAYKVETQLIWWDEQSIYFEHKFITLHDGFVRTVAYTRQRAIDTNMLEYVQQFPECRERPEQPAVLKGWIESNDVSSRELRK; this is encoded by the exons ATGTGGTTTTTGGCAGTTTTCGTAGCAATTCTCTACTCGCTGTGCGATGTGAACTATTTCATTAGAACGCTGTTCACCGTGCTCCATGTGACGCTGGTTCCCGGAAAGCCTAAAGTAACAGCCAAGCATACGATCTACG GATTCTGCACCACACAGGATGTCGATTTTCTGCTCAACCACATGAACAACGGTCGGTATCTGCGCGAGCTGGACTTCTGCCGGTTCTACTGGTACGGCCGGACTCGCTTCTGGCCGCTCGGTAACGCCAAGAACCTCCTGCAGGGCGGGTGCATGGTGCGGTACCGGCGTATGCTGCCCATCTTCAAGGCGTACAAGGTGGAGACGCAGCTCATCTGGTGGGACGAGCAGTCGATCTACTTCGAGCACAAATTTATTACGCTGCACGACGGTTTCGTCCGAACAGTGGCCTACACGCGCCAGCGCGCCATCGACACCAATATGCTCGAGTACGTCCAGCAGTTCCCTGAGTGTCGCGAGCGACCGGAACAACCGGCGGTGCTGAAGGGCTGGATCGAATCGAACGACGTGAGCAGTCGGGAGCTGCGGAAGTGA
- the LOC131287304 gene encoding nucleotide exchange factor Sil1 — MKFKFVVVCLHVAFIVGGNGTGSNESAFVATNEWQEIKEGQSIPQGLHVRINLSTGKKEAKLLDPDDGSDSSLSMVPGEELKDHGIDRAAPDTVAGMKLDALRDALRDIPADVYEEEDQNRDDTIRGKFKSYEQIKQELKDANVELKSDSEIMSALFDRFSETLLKTTAEQRPELDALFEDLQYLAHQIDNALNFIDRGGVEKILWPSLNRTDDTPTRVQALKLLGVIVQNNPKAKVALVERNAGTNLLTALGRASTTEEISAALYAFGSLVRKFPFAQRQLLTPHGYSLLYGVWTKKVELKVKVKVLQLLADVLEDYVAATEGGAAGFDQTTVEQYRSTKLIEGLEKTEFCKHAGEFFHQHRTMLVPEENLSDETVQALRSCTKLCHDAWSQCPLFRHTLLVLRNNLDHRLDEDSDLVEYRRDIQKNIDDFVRELYGQPRDEL; from the coding sequence ATGAAGTTTAAGTTCGTGGTAGTTTGTCTGCACGTGGCGTTCATAGTAGGCGGAAACGGAACCGGCTCGAACGAATCCGCCTTTGTCGCGACCAACGAATGGCAGGAGATCAAAGAAGGCCAATCGATTCCACAAGGACTGCACGTGAGAATCAACCTTTCCACCGGTAAAAAAGAGGCGAAATTACTAGACCCCGACGACGGTTCCGACTCGTCCCTTTCGATGGTGCCGGGAGAAGAGCTGAAAGATCATGGCATCGATCGAGCCGCCCCGGATACGGTGGCCGGTATGAAACTGGATGCGCTGAGAGACGCCTTGCGCGATATACCGGCCGATGTGTACGAAGAAGAAGACCAGAACCGGGACGATACCATCCGTGGCAAGTTCAAAAGCTACGAGCAGATTAAACAAGAGCTTAAAGATGCTAACGTAGAACTGAAGAGTGATAGTGAAATTATGTCCGCGCTGTTTGATCGGTTTAGCGAAACACTCCTAAAGACTACAGCCGAGCAGCGGCCAGAGCTGGATGCTCTGTTCGAAGATTTACAGTATCTAGCACACCAGATCGACAATGCGCTGAACTTTATCGACCGTGGAGGAGTGGAGAAAATACTCTGGCCCAGCCTGAACCGCACCGACGACACACCGACACGAGTGCAGGCCCTCAAACTTCTCGGCGTCATCGTGCAGAACAACCCCAAAGCGAAGGTGGCACTAGTCGAGCGGAACGCCGGCACGAACCTGCTCACAGCGCTTGGGCGAGCATCGACAACGGAGGAAATTTCGGCCGCGCTGTACGCGTTCGGCAGCCTTGTACGAAAGTTTCCCTTTGCCCAGCGGCAGCTTCTGACCCCGCACGGCTATAGCCTGCTGTACGGTGTGTGGACGAAAAAGGTCGAACTAAAGGTGAAGGTGAAAGTGCTACAGCTACTCGCGGACGTACTGGAGGATTATGTGGCAGCGACGGAAGGCGGGGCAGCCGGGTTCGATCAAACGACGGTTGAACAGTACCGCTCGACGAAGCTCATAGAGGGTTTAGAGAAAACGGAATTCTGCAAACATGCCGGAGAATTTTTCCACCAGCATCGGACGATGCTGGTTCCGGAGGAAAATCTTTCCGATGAAACCGTCCAGGCACTTAGATCATGCACCAAACTTTGCCACGATGCGTGGTCCCAGTGTCCACTGTTCCGGCATACGTTGCTCGTGCTGAGAAACAACCTGGACCATCGGTTGGACGAAGACAGTGACTTGGTAGAGTACCGGAGGGACATTCAGAAAAACATCGACGACTTCGTCCGGGAACTTTACGGACAACCAAGGGATGAACTGTGA
- the LOC131288529 gene encoding protein THEM6: MFSCALLVGLLVLYIIWDVNYFLRCVVTLGYGMLFQRKRKVTDQTTIYSFCTTQDVDIFIRHMNNARYLRELDFARFHFYGLTGIYGKIKAKRGGAVQGASSVRYRRTIPIFNAYKITTKLVWWDEKAIYLEQQFVTLGDGFVRAVAMSKQCITNVDVVELMKEFPGAEQRPPMPEELKLWLDSIEISSQKLRKDK; the protein is encoded by the coding sequence atgttctcctGCGCGTTATTGGTCGGCCTTCTGGTGCTCTACATTATTTGGGATGTCAACTACTTTCTCCGGTGTGTGGTGACGCTCGGCTACGGCATGCTGTTCCAGCGCAAGCGGAAAGTAACGGACCAAACGACCATCTACAGCTTCTGCACCACGCAGGACGTGGACATCTTCATCCGCCACATGAACAACGCCCGGTACCTGCGTGAGCTGGACTTTGCGCGGTTCCACTTCTACGGCCTGACCGGCATCTACGGTAAAATCAAAGCCAAACGGGGCGGCGCGGTCCAGGGTGCGTCCAGTGTGCGCTATCGGCGCACGATTCCGATCTTCAACGCGTACAAGATCACCACCAAGCTGGTCTGGTGGGACGAGAAGGCCATCTACCTGGAGCAGCAGTTTGTGACGCTCGGTGATGGGTTCGTGCGTGCCGTGGCCATGTCGAAGCAATGCATTACCAATGTGGACGTTGTGGAGCTGATGAAGGAGTTCCCGGGCGCGGAGCAGAGACCACCGATGCCGGAGGAGCTGAAGCTGTGGCTCGATTCGATCGAAATATCTAGCCAAAAGCTGCGCAAGGATAAATAG